From Sphingomonas bisphenolicum, one genomic window encodes:
- the mobF gene encoding MobF family relaxase, with product MMHPRRLKGSPGNIARYYTVGDYYTKGDAETSSWGGALAGELGLHGEVDSAQLNALLSGAVDDQQLGRRRADGIDHHPGWDFAISAPKSVSIMALALRDERMVAAHEKAVDAALSYLEEHAQLRRREEGKIVHETTGRLLWARFTEHASRELDPHLHTHIVILNMTNRDPGNPMASLETRAMYAEQMASGQIYRNALAHHLREYGFEIDFDPRRGLFEIRGVPKALIKEMSQRAEQINAHAAEHGLSGQAARRQSFYETRGPKVKVGLDELHDRWDARLIPYEPKLVAVLAQAMEAGERPVPVEPADAARAALFGIRQSEGREAVNPLGRVIAVGLASHVGEVRFEDLRPLLIDHESRRKLLATRGETGDAILTRGRTSRRTVRLEQALTQHLALSLGDGREVASADRLLPVLERAGLSPAQEQALVHMALSGDRITAVRGVAGAGKSMLVRSLKDAAHPGMVLTALAPTSSAAAELGDRAEIASRTVASLLASGGHGLSSKDVLILDEAGQLGNRQALRVLEISRMTGARLILLGDNRQTGAIEQGKAFWLMQKLGLATAELVESRRQETRAMKLAVTQARAGDYAGSLGHLDKVVSGGDAEELAKGLVREWTRLKPQSRATTNILVLENATRLIVNSQIRETLQREGVVAAEDTRLGVLTPAGLSDQEKQMARFYSGGQVLKFNRDQVGAGLARDGEYRVVSVVRDAKGRQLVRLADEQGRIHNWDPRTSNAAQVNVFLSEHRNLAAGDRIQWRLATKELDLKNAERGTVERLDGIMATVRWDRGDRVQQIDLGRHSTWDHGYAETVYSAQSKTYDRVYVLAPVASPLVNGQNFYTAITRARYGVKLWTEDTRKLVAKLEERSGEKTSALEGLGRLERDHSRRFAARNEARLKGLRLEQVEERRKEEGRALARKLDQREPDRGIAGRLAGNARSLFETLDRHLQALAANRQARAPKAEDRATDRNIEERSHGHDR from the coding sequence ATGATGCATCCGCGCCGCCTCAAGGGCTCCCCGGGCAACATCGCCCGCTATTACACCGTCGGGGACTATTACACGAAGGGAGATGCGGAGACATCTTCCTGGGGCGGAGCGCTCGCTGGCGAGCTTGGTTTGCACGGAGAGGTGGATTCCGCGCAGCTCAATGCGCTGCTCAGCGGCGCTGTCGACGACCAGCAGTTAGGGCGTCGGCGGGCAGACGGGATCGACCACCATCCCGGATGGGATTTTGCGATCAGCGCCCCCAAATCCGTATCGATCATGGCGCTTGCCCTTCGCGATGAGAGGATGGTCGCGGCGCATGAGAAGGCTGTCGACGCAGCGCTTTCCTATCTTGAAGAACATGCCCAGCTGCGCCGCCGGGAAGAAGGGAAAATCGTTCATGAGACGACGGGGCGGCTCCTGTGGGCACGCTTTACTGAGCATGCCAGCCGCGAACTCGACCCCCATCTGCATACCCATATCGTGATCCTCAACATGACGAACCGCGATCCGGGCAACCCGATGGCCAGTCTCGAAACGCGGGCCATGTATGCCGAGCAGATGGCCAGCGGCCAAATCTACCGTAACGCCCTTGCCCACCATTTGCGGGAATATGGATTTGAGATCGACTTCGATCCGCGCCGAGGATTGTTCGAAATCAGGGGCGTCCCAAAGGCATTGATCAAAGAGATGTCGCAGCGTGCCGAGCAGATCAACGCTCATGCCGCTGAGCATGGCCTTTCCGGGCAGGCCGCGCGTAGGCAGAGCTTTTACGAAACGCGCGGCCCAAAGGTGAAAGTCGGGCTGGACGAGCTGCACGATCGCTGGGATGCACGGCTCATCCCCTATGAGCCCAAACTTGTAGCTGTCCTCGCCCAGGCCATGGAGGCTGGTGAGCGCCCCGTCCCGGTGGAACCCGCCGACGCAGCGCGGGCGGCCCTGTTCGGGATCAGGCAATCGGAAGGGCGCGAGGCGGTCAATCCACTTGGTCGCGTCATTGCCGTAGGCCTTGCCTCCCATGTGGGAGAGGTTCGGTTCGAAGACCTGAGACCGCTCCTGATTGACCATGAAAGCCGCCGCAAACTGCTCGCTACTCGGGGGGAGACCGGCGACGCAATCCTCACGCGAGGGCGAACCAGCCGCAGGACGGTAAGGCTGGAACAGGCGCTGACCCAGCATCTCGCGCTCTCGTTGGGAGACGGCAGAGAGGTAGCCAGCGCAGACCGGCTGCTGCCCGTTCTGGAACGTGCTGGCCTATCTCCTGCGCAGGAGCAGGCCCTCGTGCACATGGCATTGTCGGGAGATCGGATAACGGCAGTGCGTGGTGTGGCCGGGGCCGGGAAATCCATGCTGGTTCGCTCCCTCAAGGACGCCGCGCATCCGGGGATGGTGCTGACGGCGCTTGCGCCGACGTCATCTGCTGCTGCTGAACTGGGTGATCGCGCGGAGATTGCGTCCCGAACCGTCGCCAGCCTGTTGGCAAGCGGCGGGCATGGCCTGAGCAGCAAGGATGTCCTGATCCTCGATGAAGCGGGGCAGCTTGGAAACCGCCAGGCGCTGCGAGTGCTGGAGATCAGCCGCATGACCGGCGCGCGGCTTATCCTGCTCGGTGACAATCGGCAGACCGGCGCGATCGAGCAGGGAAAGGCATTCTGGCTGATGCAGAAGCTTGGGCTCGCGACTGCCGAACTGGTTGAATCGCGGCGGCAGGAAACCAGGGCGATGAAGCTTGCCGTCACCCAGGCGCGGGCGGGTGATTATGCCGGTTCGCTGGGCCATCTCGATAAGGTGGTCAGCGGCGGCGATGCGGAGGAACTGGCCAAGGGGCTGGTGAGAGAATGGACGCGCCTCAAGCCTCAAAGCCGGGCAACCACGAATATCCTCGTTCTGGAGAATGCGACACGCCTCATCGTCAACAGTCAGATCCGCGAGACATTGCAACGGGAAGGCGTCGTCGCAGCCGAGGACACCCGACTTGGGGTGCTGACGCCGGCCGGCCTCAGCGACCAAGAGAAGCAGATGGCCCGCTTCTATTCCGGCGGCCAGGTTCTGAAATTCAACCGCGATCAGGTCGGTGCTGGCCTCGCGCGTGACGGCGAATATAGGGTCGTCTCCGTGGTCCGCGATGCGAAGGGCCGACAGCTTGTGCGATTGGCAGATGAGCAGGGGCGCATCCACAATTGGGATCCCCGAACGAGCAACGCGGCGCAGGTCAACGTGTTCCTTTCCGAGCATCGCAACCTCGCCGCTGGCGATCGCATTCAGTGGCGGCTGGCAACCAAGGAGCTTGATCTCAAAAACGCGGAACGCGGGACGGTGGAGCGGCTCGATGGCATCATGGCGACGGTTCGCTGGGACCGCGGGGATCGGGTCCAGCAGATCGATCTTGGACGCCACTCCACTTGGGACCATGGCTATGCGGAGACGGTGTATTCCGCCCAGTCGAAGACCTATGACCGCGTCTATGTGCTGGCCCCTGTGGCCTCCCCGCTCGTCAATGGGCAGAACTTTTATACCGCCATCACGCGCGCCCGGTACGGTGTCAAACTCTGGACGGAAGACACCAGGAAGCTCGTCGCAAAACTCGAAGAGCGGTCCGGCGAGAAGACATCGGCGCTCGAAGGATTGGGCCGTCTGGAGCGCGATCACAGCAGGCGCTTTGCCGCACGGAACGAGGCACGGCTGAAGGGTCTAAGGCTCGAACAGGTTGAGGAGCGGCGGAAGGAAGAGGGTAGGGCGCTCGCGCGCAAACTCGATCAGCGAGAGCCGGACCGCGGAATTGCCGGACGTCTTGCAGGCAATGCCCGATCGCTGTTCGAGACCCTCGATCGTCATTTGCAGGCACTTGCGGCGAATAGGCAAGCCCGTGCGCCCAAGGCGGAGGACCGTGCCACAGACCGGAACATTGAGGAGCGATCGCATGGTCACGATCGGTAA